ATGCTCAGGGCCTGTTCGCGCTAAAGGATTACCGACAAACGCTTGAAAAGTTGCAAGGTATCCAACAACGCTACGAGACCAGCAAAGTTCGCGTGATGCGGACGAAGATCGAAGAGTCCTCGGGACGGAAATCGAGCGAGCAGGAAGCGAAGGAGCGGCGGCTGCAGAAAAAGCAAACCCGTTACCGCGAGGTGATGGAGAAGTTGGATGAGATGCAGGCGGCGCTGCCAACGTTGATTCAACGCGCCGAGGCGCGGAAGGCGCGCCAACAGCCGCAGCAGGCCGGCGCGGTCGATCAGTCGCGCGAGGATACGATCGATATCCAGGCGAGCGAGGAGTTGACGCACAGCGGCGAAGAGCAATCGCCGTCGTTGGAGCAGTTTATTCGCGAGTTTATCGCGGCGCCGGCGGCGACCGGTCAACGCGAATTGATCGATCGCTGCTTCAAGGTTCGCCCAGTCGGCGATGCCAAAGACGTGCGAGCCGGCGAACTCTATTTTATCGACGGCGGCGAGCAGACCTATCTCGCGCTCGTCCGCAAGTCGGATAATCCGGAGCGCGTGCGGTTGAAGTCGGCGATCACCGGCGAGCGGTTGCGAACGATCGATCTGCCCACTTTTCTAAAACTGGGCCAACGCGACCGTGTCGTCCGCCTGAAACCGCTTCCGCAGAACAGCGGCAGCAGCGAGCGTCCCCAGACGTCGACATCCGCGTCGACACCAACCCCTGCACCACAATCGACCGCCGCCGCGCCGCCAATCGAAGACGATGACGACGTCGTGATCGGTGGCAATGCGTTACAGGAATCGGCGGAGACGGCGAAGATCCTCGACAAGGGAGCGTTCTCGCAACTCGCCGACGCCGCAAATCGGTCGGGGATCTGCCCGGGAGCCGACTTGATCGCCCATGTCCGCGATCGCGATTTCCGGCTCGGGAATTTTCAAGACGCACTGCAGACGATGGAAGGGATCTACGGCAAGTTCACTGCCGCAGCCGCTTCGCGGACGGCACAGCTGCGTCAAGAGGATGCTGCGATTCAATCGGGCCGCGTGAAAATGTCGCCCAAGGATTTGGCGGCGAAACGAGCTCGCGACGCAGCGCAAAATCAACTGGTCGAACGGGCACGCAATCGCTTCTCCCGCGTCTTGGACGGATTACGCGTGCTGTTGCGGAAAGAGACTGGCGAAGACTGATCGCCGATTCTATCGCTGGCAGTCGTCGATTGCCGCTTCGCGATTCTATTCACTCTTCATTTGTATCGTCGCCAAATTGCAGCGGTGCGACAGGATCGCCCGCCGGCTGGAAGAAAACGTCGCCCGGCGGTGTTGGTTCTCCGCCCTGCAGGCACTTGGCTGCTTGCCGTCGCATCTGGCGAACCAACTGCTGACGCTCGAGGTCGCTTTGGCCCGGCAGCGCGGCGAGCATCCGCGAGGTCTTCAACAGCATCTCGGCGACGCGATAATGCGCGTCGGAGACCGCCGTCGATTCCGCCTGCTCCGGTTTGAAATCGTCATCGGTGTCCAGCGTCGAACCGTCGAGGATGCTTCCCTGGCGGCGAATCAAATCCAGCACGTCGCCCAACAGCGGCTCTTCCGCCGGCGCGGTCGACGATTCGCCTTGCAGCGCGCTGCGGATCGAATCCTGGATCTTTTGATCCACGTCGGGCGATGTCGGTTCCTGCCCATAGGCTCTCAAAATGACGAGCGACGATAACATGCCGACGGCGACCAACGTCACGAGCATCCACTGCGTCGAACCGATAACTTTGTTGTGCGACATCTTTTCCCAACTCCTTGGCTACATCTTTAACGCTTCGTCGTAGACCCCAAACACACTCATGGCCATCTTCAAAATAATAGCGACCAACATGATGGTTACGGCAGCCCAAATCACGCCGGTCATCACACCAACCAGGACTCGCGTGGCCGTTTTGGCGCGTTGATCGTAGACATCGGCGAGGTTTCCGAGCGATTCGGCGTCGGTTCCCGAGAGTTCGGCGACTTCGACAAAGTGCAGGAATTCTTCGGGGAAGATGCCGGTGGAGGCAAACGATTCGGTGAGGGTTCCGCCCGATTTGATCGTCGCGATCGCGGTATCGGCTCGCGAGGCAAAGTGATCGTTCTGCGTGCTCTGCAGCGCCATCTTCACGCTCCGCATTGCATCCATCCCCGAATCCAATGCTAGCGACAGCGTCCAACAGATCCGCGACAACGCGATCGTCTGCAACGCTTCACCCGCTTTGGGAATCCGATAGACGAGGGCGAACAATCGATGGCATCCAAACGCGTTGAACTTGAGCGCCAGCACCGCCGCGGTGATCGAACCGAAGAACAGGAAGACAAGAGTCAGGTACTGCGTCATGTTGAGACCGACGGCATTGAATTCCGATCCGAGCATCTGAGTGATCAGGATTGCCAACCCGATCACGGCGATCCCGCCGATCAATTGCAGCATCGGCCAAGCGATCCCCATCAGAAACATCCGCTGCATCGCGAGCCGATGGTCGTAGTGATCGGCCAATTCCTTGAGTGTTCGTTCCAGCCGCCCCGTCGTCTCGCCGATGTGAACCATTTGGATCATCAGCGGCGGGAAATATTTTCCATCGGCGACGTCGATCATCGCGCGAGCCATCGGCGTGCCGTCGCGGAGCTGGGCGGCGACAGCTTCCATCGCCGCTTTGTGCTTTGGCGATCCATGCTGCGATTCCCGCTGACACAGCTTCAGCAGGTCGACGCCGGCGTGAAACCCCGTAGCCATTCGGCGACAGAACCTCGCAGCGACCGTTTGGCTCATCCCTTTCGAAAACACCCGCTATCGACTCCGTTGGATTGGTTTAAACGTGGCGAACTCAGCGAACAATCAAATCTTCGCCAGCTGCCGGCACGTCGCTGACAGTTGACGCAATGAAACGTGGCGAACTCAACTGAAGTTTAACCGTAGATCGAAGTCCGCGAATCGTCGACTGCCGGCTTGCGTCCCAAAATGAATGATCTCACTGCAGCGGCCAGACCCAGGGGATCATGACCATCGCCACGGCGAACACGATCAAGTCCAACGGACCGCCAAACCGCAGGTAATCGGTGAAGCGATAGCCGCCGGGGCCGTAGACCATCAGATTGGTTTGATATCCAAAAGGCGTGGCAAAGCCGGCCGATGCGGCGATCATCACCGCGATCGCAAAGGGCAACGGATCGACGCCAGGCATGCTCGACGCCGCGCTCCAGGCCATCGGAAACATCAGCGCCGCCGCCGCGTTGTTGGTGATCAATTCGGTGCAGATCATCGTCGACAGATAGACCGCCGCGAGGACAAACATCGGGTTGTTGCCGGCGAGCAATAAGATCGTGTCGGCGATTCCAGCTGCTGCGCCAGTCGTCTCCATCGCTTTGCCAATTCCCAAGGCGGCGCCGATCACGACAAGCACCGACCAATCGATCCCACGCCGGGCTTCGGTCGACGTGCAGCAACGCGAGCAGATCATGGCGATCACTGCGCAGAGCGCCGCGGTGGTCAGATCCAGGAAACCGCTCGCAGCCGCCAAGACCATCAGCGTGATCACTCCCAAAGCGATCCAGGCCCGTTCAGGACGTCGGACCGACGCGTTTTCAACGGCGCTGACAAGGAAGAAATCGCGGGTGTCGCGGCGGGATTGAGTGAACGAGGCGGGAGCGTCCAACAGCAGCACGTCCCCGGGCTGCAGCACGACATCGCCCAGCTTGCCCGGCACGCGGCGGTCGCCGCGGGCGACGGCGATCACGGCAGCTCCGTAATGCGTGCGGAAGCCTCCCTCGCGAATCGATTTGCTGACCAACGGGCACCGCGGCGAAACCACCGCTTCGACCAGCGATCGGTTCCAGGCCGGCGCGGCGACTTTCCGCGCCTGTTCCGATGCGATCTCCAACCCACGAATCTTTTGTAGATCGACGACCGATTCGAGCATCCCGACGAAGATCAAGATATCGCCCGACTGCAGCTTCTGTGTCGGCCTAACCGCTTGAAAGACCTCGCCGCCCCGTTCGATCTCGGCGAGATAGAGGCCTGGTAGATGCCGCAGCCCCGCATCTTCGATCGATTGACCGGCCAAGGGACCGCCCGGAACCACCTCCATCTCCACGGTGTACTGCCGCGGATCGTCGCTGGTGCTGACCGCGGGCTTGCGATCTCGCATTAACCAGCGACTGCCAACGGTCATGTACAGGATCCCGATCAAGGTTGCTGGCAATCCAACCCAGGCGGGTTCGAAAAAGTGCAGCGGCCGCCCACCGGGACTCTGCTGGATCATGTCGTAGACCATGATGTTGGTGCTGGTCCCCATCAAGGTGCACATCCCGCCAAGGATCGCGGCGTAGCTGAGCGGCAGAAAGAACTTGCTGGGGCTGACCTGCATCTTCTTCGCCAGATCGGTCACGACCGGCAACATCGCAGCGACGATCGGGGTGTTGTTCAGGAACGCGCTAAGCGTCGCCACGGGAGCGACCAGGCGCAGCTGGGCATCGACGGCCGATTTAGGTCGCCGCAGCAACCAACTGGTTGCCAGTTCGGTGCCGCCGGTCAATTCCAGCCCAACGACCGCGGCGAACAACAGCGCGATCGTGACCACGCTGCGGCTGCCAAATCCGTCGATCGCTTGAGCGACGGTCGGCAGATAGAAGGTTGCCTCCGGGTTTAACGACCGGCTGTCCAAGGCAAACGCTGTCGACAGTTCGCCGACTGTGACCAAGGCGGCCAGGCTGGCCAGGACCAACAGATCGGTCGATGCCCAGCGGCGAGCCAACGCGTACAGCAAGACGCAAACGATGGCGATCGTAAACCAACTTTCCCAAACCAAGTGCTGGAAACTCCTTTGTATCGATTGCCAACAGGGTTGCGAAACAACCCCAGCGGCGATTGCCCGCGGGGTTTTGTAATCAGGGACGATTCGAACGGTCGACGGCGACCGAAACGTGTCGGAGCGGCGGCTTCACAGCCACGATCATTTCTGCGGCGAACCGCCGAAGAATTTTTCCAGCGTCGCCGCCTCGGGCCGCTTGGTGACCAACGAAACGAGCACCAGTGTAATTGCTGAAACGACAAAAACCGCAACCACCGGGTGCAATGGCGGGACTTGTAAAAAGCCCAGCGAAAGCGGCTGTTCCGGGAAACTGTAGCGGGGGTTGCCGCCGAAATCGGAGCGGTAAAACAAAACGAACCAAGTCGAAATCGCCGCGATCACGCTGGCGATCGCGCCGGCGGCGGTCAGCCGTCGCCAGTAGATCGCTGCAAAAACCAAGGGGAACAGCCCGGTGAAGCCGGCAAACGACCACAGCCCCAGGTCGAACACGCTGCGTGGCAACACGAGACTCAGACAATAAGTAGCCAGTACCACAGCGACGACAAATGTTCGCGCGATCCTCACCGTTTTTTGATCGTCGCGGCCCTCGGAGTCCCCCGTTTGCAGAACGTCTTCGGTGAACATCGTCCCCAGGCAGAGGAATTGGCTGTCCAGCGACGACATCACCGCCGCCAGAATGCCGGCGCACAACAACCCGCCCAACAGCGGACCGGCATGTGTACTGACCAACAACCCCAGCACCGCGTTGCCGCGATCGTGCGGGTCCATCGCCGCCAACGCGTCGGCGATTCCCGACTCGGGACCGCTGGCCCAGATCCCCAGCAGCACGCAGGGAACCCAGACGATCATAATAAAGATCGGGTGCATCACGATCGGCAGCTTAAACGCATTGGCATTCCGGGCCGTCAACCAATGCTGGAAGACGTGCGGGAACATTCCGACCGACAGTGGAATCAACAGGAACGAAAAGAAGAGCGGCTTGGGAATCTTGGCGCGAGTCAGCTGGCTCTCTTCGACTTGCGACGATGAGATCCGCAGATTCTCGATGAAGCTGTCGGTGCCGCCGATCGCACCGGCGATCACGACAAAACTGACAACTCCCAGAACCATAAAGACAGCGGTCTGGAAAGCGTTTGCCCAAGCGGTGCCACGCATGCCGCCAAAAAAGACGTAGACCAGCACGACCAGACAGATCACCGCCGACGCGATCGCTGACGGAACGCCATATCCCGACGCGGCAAACATCCCCGATTTTTCGAACGCTCCCTGCGTGACAGCTTCGACCACCGCGCCGCCGCCGAGAACGCCAACCATCAGGTAACCGATCACCAAGAAGACCAAGATCGGGAACAACAGGAAACCGATCGCGTGGCTGTCCAAGCGATCGCGAAAGAATTGAATCTGAGTGCGGTAGCCGTTCCGTTGGCCCAGTCGCCACAGCGGAACTCCAATCACAAAGAAGCACAGCGAGTGGACGATTCCGCTGGCCGAACCCAACAGCCCATACACGCCCGCTCCGGCACGAAACGCTTGGCCCGTCGAACCGACAAGCGCAAAGGCGGTCATCGTCGTTCCGAACAGCGACATCAACAGCAGGAATGGGCCGATCGAATGGCTGGCGAACATGTAGTCTTTTGCCGTGCCGCGAAACAGCCGATTGGCGGCTAGTCCCAGCGTGATCAGCAGCGCCAGATAGATCAGGATTACAGCCAACTGGATCATCGGTCGCCCTCCTTCAACTCACCTTCGATCGCTGCATCGGGCCAACAGAACTTGGTCGCCAGCAACCACAGCGTCGCCGCGGCGATCGAGATCCCGACGTGATAGGAGATCGCTCGGGGCAGGAACCCAAAATCGAGCGTCGCGTTGTTCCATTGCCAATAGTCTTGGTGCAAGACCACCAGCACGACAATCAGAAACCAGATCAAATACTTCAACGCAGGACCTTTGCAGCAGGCGATCGATTAATTTGGTGGGAAATCTTCGGCACGAGGGCGTGTAATGTACCAAGTTAGCGGCCCCGCTGTCGCGATCCCCTGGGACAGCCGATTCGACGCGTGGCACCGCGACTTGTGCGATTCGGCGGTCTAGTGCGATAATCGCTCGGATGAGCAATTCAACCTACGATTACGATGTTTTGGTGATTGGAACGGGGCCTGGAGGCGAAGGTGCGGCGATGCAAGCCGCCAAAGCGGGGCTGAGCGTCGCGGTGGTCGAGCGGCATACGTCGATTGGCGGCGGCTGCACCCACTGGGGGACAATCCCATCCAAGGCCCTGCGTTATTCGATCTCGAGCGTGATGAACGCGCTGGGCAGCCCCGTTCTGCGAGCCTGCGGCGTGCACGCCAACCCGACGATGAAGCAACTGCGCAGCAGCGCTCAACAGATCATCGGCAAACAGGTCTCGATGCGGCAGACGTTTTATGATCGCAACAACGTGCCGGTCCTGGTCGGCCAAGCGAGCTTTGTCGACGATCACACGATCCGCATCGACGGCCAGAGCGATCAGAAGGTGACGGCCAACAAGATCGTGATCGCCGTCGGATCGCGTCCCTACCATCCGCCGGATGTCGATTTTGAGCACCCCCGAATCTTCGACAGCGACACGATTCTGGGGATCGACGAAAAGCCGTTTTCGATCACGATCTACGGCGCCGGAGTGATCGGTTGCGAATACGCATCGATGTTTCGCAACTTGGGGATCAAAGTCAATTTGATCAACACGCGGGCCAAGCTGCTGGAGTTCTTGGACGATGAGATCATCGACGCTCTCGCGTACCACATGCGAGATCAAGGCGTCGTGATTCGCCACAACGAAACGCTCGACAAAATCGAAGGGGTCGACGACGGAGTCATCTTGCATCTCAAAAGCGGCAAGCAATTGAAGAGCGATGCGCTGCTGTGGGCCAACGGCCGGCAGGGCAACACCGACGGCTTGGGCTTGGAAAACGTCGGTTTAACGCCCGACAAACGGGGCCAGCTGGAAGTCGATGAGCAATTCCAAACCGCGCGCGATCATATCTATGCCGTCGGCGACGTGATCGGATTCCCCTCGCTGGCCAGTGCGGCGTACACGCAGGGCCGCGCCGCGGCGCGACACTTTTCCGACAGCGTCGAGGTCGAATCGAATCTGCGAATTCGCGACATCCCGACCGGGATCTACACCAGTCCCGAGATCAGTTCGGTCGGCAAGACCGAACGCGAATTGACCGAGGAGTGTGTGCCGTACGAAGTCGGTTCGTCGCAGTTCAAGAGCCTCGCCCGGGCACAGATCACCGGCCGGACCGCGGGAATGCTGAAGATCCTGTTCCATCGCGAGACCCGCGAGGTGCTGGGCGTGCACTGTTTTGGAGCCGAGGCGAGCGAGATCATCCATATCGGCCAGGCGATCATGAATCAGCCCGCAGGGCACAACACGATCGACTATTTTGTCGACACGACCTTTAATTACCCCACGATGGCCGAAGCCTACCGCGTCGCCGCGTTAAACGGTTACAACCGCCTGTTTTAAGTAGCCGCCGCGACCGGGCCTGCTATCGGCGGGCAAATCTTGGCATAATGGTGCGACCCACAGCGTCCCGCTTTCTCTGGGGGCACTCACAAATTCCAAGCAGGATGGGCGGTTTCGCCTTTCCGCTGCAAAACGCCGCGTTTGGGCAGACGTGCCCGAAGCTACCAATCGACGAATGATATGCCAGTAACCTACAAAGATTCCGGAGTCGATCTCGATCTGTACGCTCAAGCGATGCAGCGGTTGCCCTCCCTTGCCCGGCGAACGTTCAGCCCCCGCGTGGTTTCCAACGACGGTGGATTCGCAGGGCTGTTCAAGCTCGACTTCTCCAGCCCCCTCTTCTCCCGCAACTACGAAGATCCGATTCTGGTTGCCGGAACCGATGGCGTCGGCACGAAACTAAAAGTCGCTCAGATGACCGGCCGCCACGATACGGTGGGAATCGATCTGGTGGCGATGTGCGTCAACGATCTGATCTGCACCGGCGCCGAACCGCTCTTCTTTCTCGATTACATCGCGATGGGACGCGACGATGCCGATCGGTTGGAACAGGTCGTCAAAGGGATCAGCGACGGTTGCCTGCAAGCCGATAGTGCGCTGTTGGGTGGCGAGACGGCGATCATGCCCGACATGTACGCTGCCGAAGATTACGACTTGGCCGGTTTTGCCGTCGGCGTCGTCGATCGCAAACATTTGGTTGATGGCAAATCGATCGTTCCGGGAGACAAGATCATCGGCATCTCCAGCGACGGCATCCACTCCAACGGCTACAGCTTGGTCCGCAAGATCATCTCGCATGCCGGGATCGCGTTGGATGCCTGCCCAGCCGAACTGGGCGGCGCTTCGGTCGCCGATGAATTGCTGCGACCGACACGGATCTATTCGTCGATGCTGCGTCGCGTGCTGGGGCACTATCGCGTCAAACATGTCGTCCACGGGATCGCTCACATCACCGGCGGCGGGCTGCACGAGAACCTCTCGCGGATCTTGCCGAAGACCGTCGATACGGTGATCCAACCCGACAGCTGGCCGATGCCGCCCGTCTTCCCTTGGTTGCAAGGATTGGGAGACGTCGCCGACGACGAGATGCAGCGAGTCTTTAATATGGGATTGGGGCTGGTTTTGGTCGTCAGCGATTTCTACGCTGCCAAGATTATGGAACTGGTGCGGGCTGGCGGATGCGAGTGCACCGAGATCGGCCATGTCGAAGCCGGCAGTGGTGAGAGTCGATTTGCATGATCTGTGATGCTGCATTGTTGCCGCTGCTGAATTCGCCGCTGCCGCTGGCCGTGGCGCAGATGACGACATCGACCTTCTGGTTGCTGGGCGTGGTTGTCGCCGTCTTGGCGATCCTGCTGTTGACCGGCCGTTTGCTGGAACGACGGCAGAGTTCGATGATGAACCCGGCGCTGCTGCAGCGGTTCAACCATCGCGTTCGCGTCTGGTTGATGATGTCGGCGATCCTGGTCTTTGCCTTCTTGATGGACCAGTTCATCCGTGGCGTGACGGTGTTGTTGTTCGGATTTGTTTCGTTCTGGGCGCTCCGCGAATTTGTCACGATGACCCCTACGCGGCGCGGCGATCACCGAACGCTCTTCTGGGTCTTCTTTATCTTCACGCCGCTGCAATATGTGCTGATCGCCTTGGGCCCGGCCTATTACGGCCTCTACAGCATCATGATTCCGGTCTACGGATCGCTGTTCATCCCGGCGCGAAACGCATTGGCTGGCGATTCGAAGCGATTCCTGGAACGGACGGCCAAGATCCAAGTCGGTCTACTGATCTGCGTCTATTCGCTCAGCTACGCCCCGGCGATGTTGGACCTGAACCTCAGCAGCAGCCGCAAGGTCCAGTGGGATGGCAGCCCCGTTAGCTTGCTGTTCTTCTTCATCCTGATCGCCCAGATCGCCGACGTGCTGCAGCAGGCTTGGAATCGATTCGCCGGCGTCCACGTGATCGCCAAAGAGATCAACGCCAGTCGCACCTGGGAGGGACTGCTGGGGAGCATCGTTTCGACCGGAGCGATCGGCGCGGCACTCTGGTGGGCGACGCCGTTTGAATGGTACGAAGCGGCGGTGATGTCGATGATCGTGGCGATGATGTCATCCGCCGGCACGATGACCTTAAGCGCGATCAAACGCGATCGCGGCGTGACCGATACCGGCACCTTGGTTCAAGGGCACGCCGGGCTGTTGGACCGCATCGACAACGTCTGCTTTGCCGCTCCCGTCTTTTATCACCTGACCCGCTACTTCTTTTCCGTCTGATTCAATCGTGAAACTGTTCGACACCCACGCCCATCTCGATAACCCACGCTACGACGACGATCGCGACGCGTTGGTGCAGCGATCCCGCGACGCAGGTGTCGTCTGCACCTTGGCGATGGGAACCACTGCGGCGTCGAGTCGCAAATGCATCGAGATCGCCGATCGGTACCCCGACGTCTACGCCGCCGTCGGGATTCAACCGACCTACGTCGGCAAACCCGATGCGGGCGATTGGGACGAGATCGTCGAACTGGCCAAGCATCCGCGCGTCAAAGCGATCGGCGAGACGGGGCTCGATTGCTACTGGGACGACAACGCGCCGCTGCCGCTGCAACAGACGCTGTTCGAGCAGCACATCGAACTCTCCCGGCAGACCGGACTGCCGTTTATCGTCCACATGCGAAACAGCGAAGCCGAGGTTTTGCAGGTGCTGCAAGAGGCGGGCAAGCAGGGGCCGGTCAACGGCATCATGCACTCCTTCACCGGCGACTGGGAACTGGCGCAAAAGTGCCTGGACCTGGGGATGGACATCAGTTTCGCCGGGATGGTGACGTTTAAGAAGTCGCAGGATCTTCGCGACGTCGCCGCAAAGATCCCCGCCGATCGGATCCTTATCGAAACCGATTCCCCCTACCTGACGCCGCACCCCTTCCGCAGCAAGCGCCCCAACGAACCGTGGTATGTTCAGCACACGGCGGAGTGTTTGGCCGAGGCCCGCGGCGTCTCGGTGCAACAGTTTGCAGATCAGACGACGCAGAACGCTTGCCGCCGGTTTGCTATCGCGTTGGACGCCTAAAATCCAGCGAATCCGAAGCTCCACCAAACAACTTCGCGTTTCGCTGCGTACTGTCAGGTTCGAGCCCACGCTGCAAACGCGGCCACATCTCCCTCCCTCCCCCAAAGAAAAGCCTACGATGCTTGAACTTGTTGACGTGAAGAAACAGTTCCCTCAGCCTGGCGGGGGAACGCTGACGGTTCTGGACATCCCCAAGCTTTCGATCGATGCGGGGGAACAGGTCGTGTTGATCGGCCGCAGTGGCGGCGGCAAGTCGACGCTGCTGCACACGATCGCTGGGATCACCAAAGCGGACGGCGGCAAGGTGATCGTTAATGGCTACGACATCGCGCGGCTCAGCGAAGCCGGCCGCGATCGGTTCCGCGCCGGGGCGATCGGTTACGTCTTCCAGACCTTCAACCTGCTGGGCGGGTTTACCGCACTGGAGAACGTGCGTCTGGGAATGACCTTCGGCAGCGGACGCCACGACATCGCGCGGGCTCGACATCTGTTGGAACGCGTCGGGCTGGCCGATCGGATGCACTACAAGCCCAGCCAGTTGTCGGTGGGGCAACAACAACGCGTTGCGATCGCGCGATCGCTGGCCGGACGTCCCAAGCTGTTGCTGGCCGACGAGCCGACAGCGAACATCGATCCCGCGAATCAACAAACGATCATCGATCTGATCCGCGACACCTGCCGCGAGGAACAGGTGGCGCTGCTGTTGGTCACGCACAGCATGCAGGTAGCAGAACAGTTCGATCGGATCGAAAAGTTCGAAGACCTCAATCGCGCCATGGCGACCGCCAGCATCTAAGACGATCCCGCGTCACCCCGCAATCGAACCGACGGAATTGCAAACACTATGAACCTTTTTAAGATCGCCTGGCGAAACGCCCAACAACGCGGATTGTCGACCCTGCTGACCACGATCTCGTTGGCTCTTGGAGTCGGCTTGGTCGTGCTGGTGCTGTCGATTCACGGCATCGTTTCGGACGCCTTCCAACGCAACGCAACGGTCGGCTACAACCTGGTGGTCGGGGCCAAGGGGAGCCCGCTGCAGCTGACCTTGAACACGGTTTATTATCTCAGCCAGCCCGTCGAAAACCTGCCCTACGACTACTATTTGGAGTTCTTTGGCCAAGAGGAGCGAGAGCGGCAACTGGCGGCTTATGGCGGCCACTTGGACGAACCCAACCGCCCTGGAAAGTTCGCGCTTTATGCTGGCAGCGACGCCGGTGGCCTCGTGATCCCCGTCTGCCTGGGCGACTACTTTGGCGAATACCGCGTCGTCGGAACAACTCCCGCGTTTTTGGATAATTTGAAGCACGGCCCCGACGTCGACCAGCCCTACGAATTTCGCGAGGGGCGGAACTTCCAAACGCACAGCGAAGAGAACGGCTTCTTCGAAGCGGTTGTTGGATCGCGAGTCGCTTCGACGATGAACATCAAAGTCGGCGACACGTTCAACCCAACCCACGGCGATCCCGATGGCAAGGGGCACGACCTCGGATTCAAGATCGTTGGCGTCCTGAAACCGACCGGCACGCCCAACGACCGGGCGACGTTTGTGAACATGGAAGGCTTCTATTTGATGGAAGGCCACGCCAAGCCGAGCGAACATGGCGACGAAGAGGAAGAAGCGGAAGCGGATGCCGAAGAGGAAGTTGTCATCGTCGAAACCGACAGCGAAGAGGCTGCGGTTCCCAACACTCCGCTGCCGTTGGACCAGCGTGAAGTCACAGCGATCCTGCTGCGTCCGTCGCAGACGATGTTTGCGATGATGTTGCAAAACGTGATCAACGAAGGCCTGCAAGC
Above is a genomic segment from Rosistilla ulvae containing:
- a CDS encoding SLC13 family permease, with the translated sequence MVWESWFTIAIVCVLLYALARRWASTDLLVLASLAALVTVGELSTAFALDSRSLNPEATFYLPTVAQAIDGFGSRSVVTIALLFAAVVGLELTGGTELATSWLLRRPKSAVDAQLRLVAPVATLSAFLNNTPIVAAMLPVVTDLAKKMQVSPSKFFLPLSYAAILGGMCTLMGTSTNIMVYDMIQQSPGGRPLHFFEPAWVGLPATLIGILYMTVGSRWLMRDRKPAVSTSDDPRQYTVEMEVVPGGPLAGQSIEDAGLRHLPGLYLAEIERGGEVFQAVRPTQKLQSGDILIFVGMLESVVDLQKIRGLEIASEQARKVAAPAWNRSLVEAVVSPRCPLVSKSIREGGFRTHYGAAVIAVARGDRRVPGKLGDVVLQPGDVLLLDAPASFTQSRRDTRDFFLVSAVENASVRRPERAWIALGVITLMVLAAASGFLDLTTAALCAVIAMICSRCCTSTEARRGIDWSVLVVIGAALGIGKAMETTGAAAGIADTILLLAGNNPMFVLAAVYLSTMICTELITNNAAAALMFPMAWSAASSMPGVDPLPFAIAVMIAASAGFATPFGYQTNLMVYGPGGYRFTDYLRFGGPLDLIVFAVAMVMIPWVWPLQ
- the purM gene encoding phosphoribosylformylglycinamidine cyclo-ligase, translated to MPVTYKDSGVDLDLYAQAMQRLPSLARRTFSPRVVSNDGGFAGLFKLDFSSPLFSRNYEDPILVAGTDGVGTKLKVAQMTGRHDTVGIDLVAMCVNDLICTGAEPLFFLDYIAMGRDDADRLEQVVKGISDGCLQADSALLGGETAIMPDMYAAEDYDLAGFAVGVVDRKHLVDGKSIVPGDKIIGISSDGIHSNGYSLVRKIISHAGIALDACPAELGGASVADELLRPTRIYSSMLRRVLGHYRVKHVVHGIAHITGGGLHENLSRILPKTVDTVIQPDSWPMPPVFPWLQGLGDVADDEMQRVFNMGLGLVLVVSDFYAAKIMELVRAGGCECTEIGHVEAGSGESRFA
- a CDS encoding type II secretion system F family protein; the encoded protein is MATGFHAGVDLLKLCQRESQHGSPKHKAAMEAVAAQLRDGTPMARAMIDVADGKYFPPLMIQMVHIGETTGRLERTLKELADHYDHRLAMQRMFLMGIAWPMLQLIGGIAVIGLAILITQMLGSEFNAVGLNMTQYLTLVFLFFGSITAAVLALKFNAFGCHRLFALVYRIPKAGEALQTIALSRICWTLSLALDSGMDAMRSVKMALQSTQNDHFASRADTAIATIKSGGTLTESFASTGIFPEEFLHFVEVAELSGTDAESLGNLADVYDQRAKTATRVLVGVMTGVIWAAVTIMLVAIILKMAMSVFGVYDEALKM
- the sthA gene encoding Si-specific NAD(P)(+) transhydrogenase; this translates as MSNSTYDYDVLVIGTGPGGEGAAMQAAKAGLSVAVVERHTSIGGGCTHWGTIPSKALRYSISSVMNALGSPVLRACGVHANPTMKQLRSSAQQIIGKQVSMRQTFYDRNNVPVLVGQASFVDDHTIRIDGQSDQKVTANKIVIAVGSRPYHPPDVDFEHPRIFDSDTILGIDEKPFSITIYGAGVIGCEYASMFRNLGIKVNLINTRAKLLEFLDDEIIDALAYHMRDQGVVIRHNETLDKIEGVDDGVILHLKSGKQLKSDALLWANGRQGNTDGLGLENVGLTPDKRGQLEVDEQFQTARDHIYAVGDVIGFPSLASAAYTQGRAAARHFSDSVEVESNLRIRDIPTGIYTSPEISSVGKTERELTEECVPYEVGSSQFKSLARAQITGRTAGMLKILFHRETREVLGVHCFGAEASEIIHIGQAIMNQPAGHNTIDYFVDTTFNYPTMAEAYRVAALNGYNRLF
- a CDS encoding DUF3311 domain-containing protein; translated protein: MKYLIWFLIVVLVVLHQDYWQWNNATLDFGFLPRAISYHVGISIAAATLWLLATKFCWPDAAIEGELKEGDR
- a CDS encoding sodium:solute symporter family protein, whose amino-acid sequence is MIQLAVILIYLALLITLGLAANRLFRGTAKDYMFASHSIGPFLLLMSLFGTTMTAFALVGSTGQAFRAGAGVYGLLGSASGIVHSLCFFVIGVPLWRLGQRNGYRTQIQFFRDRLDSHAIGFLLFPILVFLVIGYLMVGVLGGGAVVEAVTQGAFEKSGMFAASGYGVPSAIASAVICLVVLVYVFFGGMRGTAWANAFQTAVFMVLGVVSFVVIAGAIGGTDSFIENLRISSSQVEESQLTRAKIPKPLFFSFLLIPLSVGMFPHVFQHWLTARNANAFKLPIVMHPIFIMIVWVPCVLLGIWASGPESGIADALAAMDPHDRGNAVLGLLVSTHAGPLLGGLLCAGILAAVMSSLDSQFLCLGTMFTEDVLQTGDSEGRDDQKTVRIARTFVVAVVLATYCLSLVLPRSVFDLGLWSFAGFTGLFPLVFAAIYWRRLTAAGAIASVIAAISTWFVLFYRSDFGGNPRYSFPEQPLSLGFLQVPPLHPVVAVFVVSAITLVLVSLVTKRPEAATLEKFFGGSPQK